One Hordeum vulgare subsp. vulgare chromosome 4H, MorexV3_pseudomolecules_assembly, whole genome shotgun sequence DNA window includes the following coding sequences:
- the LOC123449539 gene encoding fatty acyl-CoA reductase 2, chloroplastic-like, whose protein sequence is MGSSCVNLSRAVAAARRPGFGTGAGGHGRCVVALSSSSSRRRTAADGGVSCGIANGYLGGLSGGSRPPSLPVHGKSSGPGSGREAGDQADADADGLGIQEFLGGKNFLITGGTGFLAKVLIEKILRTNTDVGKIYVLIKAKDSETALQRLQNEVVDTELFKRLQEIHGKDYHGFIATKLVPVVGDVREANIGIAPELADEIAERVDIIVNSAANTTFDERYDVAMDINTVGPFRIMSFAHRFRRLKLFLQVSTAYVNGQRQGVVLEKPFRLGDTIGKGSAGSSDSSEQHKNAVLDIEAEIKLAFDSRSRADDDPASFSQEMKDLGLERAKLHGWQDTYVFTKAMGEMVINSMRGEIPVVTIRPSVIESTWRDPFPGWMEGNRMMDPVVLYYGKGQLSGFLADPAGVLDVVPADMVVNATLAAMAKHGRAAEGGMHVYHVASSTVNPLVFGDLSRFLFQHFTSSPYSDAAGQPIAVPPMRLFDTMEQFASYVETDALLRSARAGAPAGERLSQRLQELCAKSVEQTIHLGSIYQPYTFYTGRFDNCNTEGLMAEMSAQEKAGFHFDVRSIDWTDYITNVHIPGLRKHVMKGRGIAATSSSPSASPSTMEELAAASASAV, encoded by the exons ATGGGGAGCTCGTGCGTGAACCTCTCCCGCGCCGTCGCGGCCGCGAGGCGCCCGGGCTTCGGCACCGGCGCCGGCGGCCACGGGAGATGCGTGGtcgcattgtcgtcgtcgtcgtcgaggaGGCGCACCGCCGCCGACGGTGGCGTGTCGTGCGGCATCGCCAACGGGTACCTGGGCGGCTTGTCTGGTGGGTCGCGGCCGCCTTCCTTGCCGGTGCACGGCAAGAGTTCCGGGCCCGGTTCGGGGCGGGAGGCCGGCGATCAGGCTGACGCTGACGCTGACGGGCTCGGGATCCAGGAGTTCCTTGGCGGCAAGAACTTCCTCATCACCGGCGGGACTGGCTTCCTAGCAAAAG TTCTGATCGAGAAAATCCTGAGGACCAACACTGACGTGGGCAAGATATACGTGCTGATCAAGGCCAAGGACAGCGAGACGGCATTGCAGAGACTGCAAAACGAG GTGGTGGACACGGAGCTGTTCAAGCGCCTGCAGGAGATCCACGGGAAAGACTACCACGGATTCATAGCCACGAAGCTTGTCCCCGTAGTTGGCGACGTCCGGGAGGCCAACATCGGCATTGCCCCCGAGCTGGCCGATGAGATCGCGGAGCGGGTGGACATCATCGTCAACTCCGCCGCCAATACCACTTTCGACGAGAG GTACGATGTTGCCATGGACATCAACACCGTGGGGCCGTTCCGGATAATGAGCTTCGCGCATCGGTTTCGAAGGCTCAAGCTCTTCCTGCAGGTGTCCACAG CGTATGTGAACGGGCAGAGGCAGGGTGTCGTGCTGGAGAAACCGTTTCGGTTGGGTGACACCATAGGAAAAGGGTCAGCTGGATCCTCGGATTCTTCGGAGCAGCACAAGAACGCCGTGCTCGACATCGAGGCGGAGATCAAGCTGGCCTTCGACTCGAGAAGCCGCGCCGATGATGACCCGGCTTCTTTCTCTCaggagatgaaggatttagggcTAGAGAG agcgaAGCTCCATGGGTGGCAGGACACGTACGTGTtcaccaaggccatgggggagatggtgatcaacagcaTGCGAGGGGAGATCCCCGTGGTGACCATCAGGCCCAGCGTCATCGAGAGCACCTGGAGAGACCCCTTCCCGGGCTGGATGGAAGGCAACAG GATGATGGACCCTGTCGTCCTCTACTACGGCAAAGGCCAGCTGAGCGGGTTCCTCGCCGACCCGGCCGGCGTTCTAGACGTG GTTCCGGCGGACATGGTGGTGAACGCGACGCTGGCGGCGATGGCGAAGCACGGGCGGGCGGCGGAGGGGGGAATGCACGTGTACCACGTGGCGTCGTCGACGGTGAACCCGCTGGTGTTCGGCGACCTGAGCCGGTTCCTGTTCCAGCACTTCACGAGCAGCCCCTACAGCGACGCGGCGGGGCAGCCCATCGCCGTGCCGCCCATGCGCCTCTTCGACACCATGGAGCAGTTCGCCAGCTACGTCGAGACGGACGCGCTGCTCCGGAGCGCCAGGGCCGGCGCCCCCGCCGGCGAGCGCCTCTCGCAGCGCCTCCAGGAGCTCTGCGCCAAGTCCGTCGAGCAGACCATCCACCTCGGCAGCATCTACCAGCCGTACACCTTCTACACCGGCAG GTTCGACAACTGCAACACGGAAGGGCTCATGGCGGAGATGTCGGCGCAGGAGAAGGCAGGGTTCCACTTCGACGTGCGGAGCATCGACTGGACGGACTACATCACCAACGTCCACATCCCGGGGCTCAGGAAGCACGTCATGAAAGGGAGGGGcatcgccgccacctcctcctcaccGTCGGCATCCCCGTCCACGATGGAGGAGCTCGCCGCAGCCAGCGCCTCCGCTGTGTGA
- the LOC123449540 gene encoding serine/threonine-protein phosphatase PP2A-4 catalytic subunit: protein MEPMSVDSSGCGGLDAQIEQLLQCRPLAEQEVKALCEKAKEILMEESNVQPVKSPVTICGDIHGQFHDLVELFRIGGKCPDTNYLFMGDYVDRGYYSVETVSLLVALKVRHPHRITILRGNHESRQITQVYGFYDECLRKYGNANVWKIFTDLFDYFPLTALVESEIFCLHGGLSPSIENLDSVRSLDRVQEVPHEGPMCDLLWSDPDDRCGWGISPRGAGYTFGQDISEQFNHTNNLKLVARAHQLVMEGYNWAHEQKVVTIFSAPNYCYRCGNMASILEVDDCNAHTFIQFEPAPRRGEPDVTRRTPDYFL from the exons ATGGAGCCTATGAGCGTGGACAGCAGCGGCTGCGGCGGCCTGGACGCGCAGATCGAGCAGCTGCTGCAGTGCCGCCCGCTCGCCGAGCAAGAG GTTAAAGCACTATGCGAGAAGGCTAAGGAGATCTTGATGGAGGAAAGCAATGTTCAG CCAGTCAAAAGCCCAGTGACAATCTGTGGTGATATTCACGGACAATTCCATGATCTTGTTGAGCTTTTCCGGATTGGTGGGAAG TGTCCAGATACTAATTATTTGTTTATGGGGGATTATGTGGATCGTGGATACTACTCTGTCGAGACTGTTTCT CTCTTGGTAGCACTGAAGGTTCGCCATCCACATCGGATTACAATCCTCCGTGGAAACCATGAGAGTCGACAG ATCACACAAGTATATGGATTCTACGATGAATGCCTACGAAA GTACGGCAATGCAAATGTATGGAAGATATTCACAGATCTTTTTGATTATTTCCCATTAACAGCGCTG GTGGAATCTGAAATTTTCTGCCTGCATGGTGGTTTATCTCCATCAATTGAGAATCTTGATAGTGTCCGTAGCTTAGATCGTGTCCAAGAGGTTCCACATGAGGGACCTATGTGTGATCTCTTATGGTCTGATCCGGATGATAGATGTGGATGGGGCATCTCTCCTCGTGGTGCTGGCTACACCTTTGGGCAG GACATATCCGAACAATTCAATCACACCAACAATCTCAAACTTGTAGCGCGGGCTCATCAGTTAGTTATGGAGGGATACAACTGGGCTCAT GAACAAAAAGTTGTTACCATATTCAGTGCTCCAAACTATTGTTACCGATGTGGCAACATGGCATCCATCTTGGAAGTTGATGACTGCAACGCTCACACCTTTATCCAG TTTGAGCCAGCCCCTCGGAGAGGCGAGCCGGACGTGACACGGAGAACGCCTGATTATTTCCTTTGA